The following nucleotide sequence is from Streptomyces sp. HUAS CB01.
TCCGTCGCCCGCGCGGGATGCGCCGGTCCCGTCAGCGAGGTCGGCGTCGAGGAACTCCCCGACGGCACGGTCCGCGCGGTGCTCGGCCGGGGCGCCCCCGAGAGCGCGGGCCTGCCCACCCCGCTCGGCCGGCTCGGCGACGGCGAACTGCGCTTCCTGGCCCTCGCGCTGGTCCTGCTGACCGGCCCCGGTGTGCTGGCGGTCGACCAGGCGGCGGAGGTCCCGCGGGCCCTCCAGTCGCTGACCGTCCTCGCCGAGAACCTGGACCGCGCCCTGGACACGGCCCAGTTGCGCGCCCTCCTGGCTCTGGCCGCTTCCGTCTGCGCCGACGGGCACATGCGCCTCGTGGGGGAGGTGGGGGAGGGGGCGGCCACACGGGGGATCCAGGGCGTGACGGTGGTAGACCTGGTGCGATGACGGAACCGGACGTGAAGGCACTACAGCGCAGACTGGCCGAGTTCGCCGCGGCGCGGAACTGGCAGCCGTACCACACCCCGAAGAACCTCGCCGTGGCGCTGACGGTCGAGGCCGCGGAACTCGTCGAGATCTTCCAGTGGCTGACGCCGGAGGAGTCGGCGCGGGTGATGGACGACCCCCGCAAGGCGCACCGGGTGGCGGACGAGGTCGCCGACGTGCTCGCGTATCTGCTCCAGTTCTGCGAGGTGCTCGGGGTCGACCCGCTCCGGGCGCTCTCGGAGAAGATCGACCGGAACGAGCTCCGCTTCCCGCCGGCCGAACGGGCATCCGACGGTCCCTCCGTACGAGATCGTCACTCTACGGAGTGACTGATCTTTCCCCAAGCGGCCTGCTGTCCACAGATTTCCGAATTCCCCTGGCTTTTCGTCTGGAGGGCCTTCACTCTGGGTAGTGACTCAGTGGGCAGAAAGTCGTACGAACGGGGGCGGCGTGCATGGATGCGGAACGGCTCGTGGCGATCGGCAGGCGCGCACTCGCGGAGTGCCGCGCGGCGCTGGACGTCGTGGCGGAGGCCTGGCAGGCGCAGGCCCTCGCGCAGGCGATCGGGAGTCAACTGGCGGTGAGCGGACCGCAGGTGCTGAGAAGCGAGGCGCGCGGACTCAGCGAGGCAGGCGGCCGGGCCGGCATGCTCGCCGACCCCGCCGTCCTGCGCGCGGGCGGCCCGAGAGCCGCGCAGCTCACGGAAGTGGCGGATCCCGGGCGGTCGTTGGACGCGCTCGGGACCCTGCTCGGCGAGGTCGGCATAGCGCTCGTCGGCGTGGCCTGCGCCACGGACGAGGAGGGTCTGTACTGGCAGTGCATCGAGGCGATCGACGCCGCGGACGAGTCCAGCGACCATGTCCGCGCCATGCTCCACCGGCTCGCCCTGTGCGAGCGCGAACGGGAGCGTCGAAGAGCCCACGGCTGGGAGCGGGACCGGGAGGACGGGACCGGCGGCCGCGAGCTCGCCGCCCGTCGCCCGGACCCGGCGGAGCCGACGGCGAGCCCGCCTTGAGCCCGGAGGGTCCCGTGCGTACCGCGCCGGGCGTCCGCTTCGGTCCACCGCGCGCCCGGGTCCCCTGCGCGGCCGGTACGCCCGCTGTCGGCCCACCGCCTGCCGCACGCGTTCGCACGCCCACGCCCGGCAGGACGTATCGGCACGGCAGGGCGCTGCACGGTCCGGCGCGGCGCTGCACGGTCCCGCGCGGCACGCGCAGCGTGGTCCGGGTTCAGTAAGGCACGCCCGGCTCTGCCCCGCACGGCGCGGCACGGCGAGGTTGAGGCGCGAACCAAGGTGCAGGATGGATGTATGGACCTTCGAATCTTCACCGAACCCCAGCAAGGCGCCTCCTACGACACCCTGCTCACCGTGGCCAGGGCCACCGAGGACCTGGGCTTCGACGCCTTCTTCCGCTCGGACCACTACCTCAGCATGGGGTCGGCCGACGGCCTTCCCGGACCCACCGACGCCTGGATCACCCTGGCCGGCCTCGCCCGCGAGACCCGGCGGATCAGGCTCGGCACCCTGATGACGGCCGGCACCTTCCGGCTCCCCGGTGTGCTCGCCATCCAGGTCGCACAGGTCGACCAGATGTCCGGCGGCCGGGTCGAGCTCGGCCTCGGCGCCGGCTGGTTCGAGGAGGAGCACAAGGCCTACGGCATCCCCTTCCCCAAGGAGAAGTTCGCCCGGCTCGAGGAGCAACTGGCCATCGTCACAGGCCTGTGGAGCACGGAGACCGGCAAGACCTTCGACTACGACGGACGGTACTACCAGCTGAAGGACTCACCCGCGCTGCCCAAGCCCGTCCAGCGGAAGGTCCCGGTGCTCATCGGCGGCCACGGCGCCACCCGCACCCCGCGACTGGCCGCACAGTACGCCGACGAGTTCAACATCCCGTTCGCCTCGATCGAGGACACCGAGCGGCAGTTCGGGCGGGTCCGCGCGGCAGCGGAGGAGGCCGGGCGGTCCCCCGGCGACCTCGTGTACTCCAACGCCCTCGTCGTCTGCGTCGGCAGGGACGACGCGGAGGTCGCCCGCCGCGCCGCCGCCATCGGCCGCGAGGCCGACGAACTCAAGGCCAACGGCCTCGCCGGCTCGCCCGCCGAGGTCGTCGACAAGCTCGGCCGCTACGCCGCCGCGGGCTCCTCCCGCGTCTACCTCCAGATCCTCGACCTGGACGACCTCGACCACCTGGAGCTCATCTCCTCGCAGGTCCAGTCCCAGCTGAACTGAGGCCGTCCGCCGTCCCGCACGCCCTCCCCCCCCGGAGCCACCCGTGAAGCCCGCCCGCAGCCTCGCCGACGCCCTCGCCGGGGACGGCCCGCTCGTCCTCGACGGCGGACTGTCCACCCAACTGGAGGCACAGGGCTGCGACCTGTCCGACGACCTCTGGTCGGCACGGCTGCTCGCCGACGGTCCCGAGCAGATCGAAGCCGCGCACACGGCGTACGCGCGGGCGGGCGCCCAGGTACTCGTCACCGCCAGCTACCAGGCCACCTACGAAGGCTTCGCCGCGCGCGGCACCGACCGGGGCGAGACGGCCGCCCTCCTCGCCCGCAGCGTGGCGCTGGCGCGCGCCGCGGCGGAGCAGCCGGCCCGGGAGGTGTGGGTGGCCGCCTCCGTCGGCCCGTACGGCGCGCTGCTCGCGGACGGCAGCGAGTACCGCGGCCGCTACGGGCTGACGGTGCGGGAGCTGGAGGACTTCCACCGGCCCCGTGTCGCCACGCTCGCCGAGGCCGCCCCGGACGTGTTCGCCCTGGAGACCGTGCCGGACACCGACGAGGCGGCCGCACTGCTGCGGGCCACGGCGGACACCGGCATCCCGGTGTGGCTCTCCTACACGATCGAGGGCGGACGCACCCGCGCCGGCCAGGACCTCGCGGCCGCCTTCGCGCTGGCCGCGGGCCACGACCACGTCATCGCCGTCGGCGTCAACTGCTGCGCGCCCGCGGACGCGGACCGCGCCGTGGGGATCGCCGCCCGAGAGACGGGCCGACCGGTCGTGGTCTATCCCAACAGCGGGGAGCGGTGGGACGCCCGCGCCCGCGCCTGGACCGGCGACGTCGCCTTCGACCCGGCCCGGCTGCCCCACTGGGCCGCCGCAGGCGCGCGACTGGCCGGTGGGTGCTGCCGCGTCGGCCCGGACCGCATCGCCGCCCTGGCAGCGCTCGCGGCACGGCTCTGAGCCGTGCCCGCCGGTCGCCCGCCCACAGCCGCAGACCGAGGAAATCCGCTGGTCGGACGCCGGACGAGTCGGTGATACTCGGACACGTGTTCCTGACGATCAGTACGACCGGCACCCCCGAGCGTCCCGCCACCGACCTGGGCTTCCTGCTGCACAAGCACCCCGACAAGGCGCAGGCGTTCTCCACCTCGCACGGCACGGCCCACGTCCTCTACCCCGAGGCGAGCGCCGAACGCTGCACGGCCGCGCTGCTGCTGGAGGTGGATCCCGTGGCGCTGGTCCGGCGCGGCCGGGGCAAGGGCAGCGGCGGGGCGCCCGACTCGGCCCTCGCCCAGTACGTCAACGACCGGCCCTACGCCGCCTCCTCGCTGCTCTCCGTCGCCATGAGCACCGTCTTCAAGAGCGCACTGCGCGGGGTGTGCGCCGCGATGCCGGAGCGGGCCGCGAGCCCGCTGCCACTGCGGATCGAGGTGCCCGCCCTGCCCGCGCGCGGAGGCGCCGAACTCGTCCGCAAGCTGTTCGGGCCGCTGGGCTGGGACCGGGTGGAGGCCGAGCCGGTCGTGCTCGACGAGCAGTTCCCGGAGTGGGGCGACTCCCGCTACGTACGGCTGACGCTCGAAGGGGAGCTGCGCCTCGCCGACGCCCTGCGCCAGCTCTACGTCCTGCTTCCGGTCCTGGACGACGCCAAGCACTACTGGGTGGCGCCCGACGAGGTCGACAAACTGCTGCGCGCCGGCGAGGGCTGGCTCGCCGACCACCCCGAGCAGAAGCTGATCACCAGCCGCTATCTGTCCCGCCGCTGGGGTCTCACCCGGCAGGCCGCGGAGCGGCTCGAGCTCGTCCGGCTCGCCGAGAGCGACGACCTCGAGGTGGAGGACGTCGACAACGCGGTGGACGAGACGAAGGACACCGAGGAGCGTCCCGTCCCGCTCGCCGAGCAGCGGCGCGCCGCGATCCTGGACGCCCTCCGCACGGCGGGCGCGTCCAGCGTGCTCGACCTGGGCTGCGGTCAGGGCCAGCTCGTCCAGGCGCTCCTGAAGGACACCCGGTTCAGCGACATCGTCGGCGTGGACGTGTCCGTGCGCGCCCTCGCCGTCGCCGCCCGCCGGCTGCGCCTGGAACGCATGGGCGAGCGGCAGTCCGGCCGCGTCACCCTCCTCCAGGGCTCGCTCACGTACACCGACAAGCGCCTCAAGGGCTATGACGCGGCCGTCCTCAGCGAGGTCATCGAGCACCTCGACCTGCCGAGGCTGCCCGCCCTCGAGTACGCCGTGTTCGGTTCCGCCCGCCCGCACACCGTGGTCGTCACCACGCCGAACGTCGAGTACAACGTGCGCTGGGAGACACTGCCCGCCGGACACGTACGCCACAGCGACCACCGCTTCGAGTGGGACCGCCGGGAGTTCCGCGACTGGGCCGCCCGGGTCGCCGAACGGCACGGCTACGGAGTCGTCCACGTACCGGTCGGCGACGACGACCCGGAGGTCGGCCCGCCGACGCAGATGGCCGTGTTCACGCTGGCCGCGGCGGACCGGGCGGCCGGAGCCAGGACGACCGGAGCCCGGGCCGCCGGAGCCCGGCCGGCCGAGTCCCCCGACGCGGACCCGGCGTCCCCGGCCGGCACCACCACCACCACGACCACCACGAAGGAGGGGGCGGCATGACCACCACCACCCGCGAACTGCCCGTCACCGACCTCTCCCTCGTGGTCCTCGTCGGCGCCAGCGGCTCCGGCAAGTCCACGTTCGCCCGCAAGCACTTCAAGCCCACCGAGGTGATCTCCTCCGACTTCTGCCGCGGCCTGGTCGCCGACGACGAGAACGACCAGAGCGCCAGCGGCGACGCCTTCGACGTCCTCCACTACATCGTCGGCAAACGGCTCGCCGCCGGCCGGCTGACCGTCGTCGACGCGACCAGCGTGCAGCGGGAGAGCCGCCGCGAACTCGTCCAGCTCGCCCGCCGGCACGACGTGCTGCCGATCGCGATCGTCCTCGACATGCCCGAGGAGGTGTGCGCCGCACGCAACGCGGCCCGCCCGGACCGGGCCGACATGCCCCGCCACGTCATCCAGCGCCACCGGCGCGAACTGCGCCGCTCCCTGCGCGGCCTGGAACGCGAGGGCTTCCGCAAGGTCCACGTCCTGCGGAGCGTCGAGGAGGCCGACGCCGCCGAGATCGTCCTGGAGAAGCGCTACAACGACCTGCGCCACCTCACCGGACCGTTCGACATCATCGGCGACATCCACGGCTGCAGCTCCGAACTGGACACCCTGCTCGCCCGGCTCGGCTATGTGGACGGCGCACACCCCGAGGGCCGTACCGCGGTCTTCGTCGGCGACCTCGTCGACCGCGGACCGGACAGCCCCGGTGTGCTCCGGCGCGTGATGGGCATGGTCGCCGGCGGCAACGCCCTGTGCGTGCCCGGAAACCACGAGAACAAGCTCGGACGCTGGCTGAAGGGCCGCAACGTCCAGCACACCCACGGCCTCGCCGAGACCATCGAGCAGCTGGAACGCGAGGACGCCAAGGACCCCGAGTTCCGGGGACGGGTGGCGGAGTTCATCGACGGCCTCGTCAGTCACTACGTCCTCGACGAGGGCCGGCTCGTCGTCTGCCACGCCGGACTGCCCGAGAAGTACCACGGCCGCACCTCCGGCCGGGTCCGCTCCCACGCCCTGTACGGCGACACCACCGGCGAGACCGACGAGTTCGGCCTGCCCGTGCGCTACCCGTGGGCCGAGGACTACCGCGGCCGCGCCGCAGTGGTGTACGGGCACACTCCCGTGCCCATGGCCTCCTGGGTCAACAACACCATCTGCCTCGACACCGGTGCCGTCTTCGGCGGCAAGCTGACCGCGCTGCG
It contains:
- a CDS encoding nucleotide pyrophosphohydrolase, translating into MTEPDVKALQRRLAEFAAARNWQPYHTPKNLAVALTVEAAELVEIFQWLTPEESARVMDDPRKAHRVADEVADVLAYLLQFCEVLGVDPLRALSEKIDRNELRFPPAERASDGPSVRDRHSTE
- a CDS encoding DUF6099 family protein, whose protein sequence is MDAERLVAIGRRALAECRAALDVVAEAWQAQALAQAIGSQLAVSGPQVLRSEARGLSEAGGRAGMLADPAVLRAGGPRAAQLTEVADPGRSLDALGTLLGEVGIALVGVACATDEEGLYWQCIEAIDAADESSDHVRAMLHRLALCERERERRRAHGWERDREDGTGGRELAARRPDPAEPTASPP
- a CDS encoding LLM class F420-dependent oxidoreductase, with the translated sequence MDLRIFTEPQQGASYDTLLTVARATEDLGFDAFFRSDHYLSMGSADGLPGPTDAWITLAGLARETRRIRLGTLMTAGTFRLPGVLAIQVAQVDQMSGGRVELGLGAGWFEEEHKAYGIPFPKEKFARLEEQLAIVTGLWSTETGKTFDYDGRYYQLKDSPALPKPVQRKVPVLIGGHGATRTPRLAAQYADEFNIPFASIEDTERQFGRVRAAAEEAGRSPGDLVYSNALVVCVGRDDAEVARRAAAIGREADELKANGLAGSPAEVVDKLGRYAAAGSSRVYLQILDLDDLDHLELISSQVQSQLN
- the mmuM gene encoding homocysteine S-methyltransferase is translated as MKPARSLADALAGDGPLVLDGGLSTQLEAQGCDLSDDLWSARLLADGPEQIEAAHTAYARAGAQVLVTASYQATYEGFAARGTDRGETAALLARSVALARAAAEQPAREVWVAASVGPYGALLADGSEYRGRYGLTVRELEDFHRPRVATLAEAAPDVFALETVPDTDEAAALLRATADTGIPVWLSYTIEGGRTRAGQDLAAAFALAAGHDHVIAVGVNCCAPADADRAVGIAARETGRPVVVYPNSGERWDARARAWTGDVAFDPARLPHWAAAGARLAGGCCRVGPDRIAALAALAARL
- a CDS encoding 3' terminal RNA ribose 2'-O-methyltransferase Hen1, whose protein sequence is MFLTISTTGTPERPATDLGFLLHKHPDKAQAFSTSHGTAHVLYPEASAERCTAALLLEVDPVALVRRGRGKGSGGAPDSALAQYVNDRPYAASSLLSVAMSTVFKSALRGVCAAMPERAASPLPLRIEVPALPARGGAELVRKLFGPLGWDRVEAEPVVLDEQFPEWGDSRYVRLTLEGELRLADALRQLYVLLPVLDDAKHYWVAPDEVDKLLRAGEGWLADHPEQKLITSRYLSRRWGLTRQAAERLELVRLAESDDLEVEDVDNAVDETKDTEERPVPLAEQRRAAILDALRTAGASSVLDLGCGQGQLVQALLKDTRFSDIVGVDVSVRALAVAARRLRLERMGERQSGRVTLLQGSLTYTDKRLKGYDAAVLSEVIEHLDLPRLPALEYAVFGSARPHTVVVTTPNVEYNVRWETLPAGHVRHSDHRFEWDRREFRDWAARVAERHGYGVVHVPVGDDDPEVGPPTQMAVFTLAAADRAAGARTTGARAAGARPAESPDADPASPAGTTTTTTTTKEGAA